In Spirochaetota bacterium, the genomic window TTGAATATATTTTCACTTCTATTATAACTTACACCTAGATAGAACTTTCCAAAATCGGTAATGAGTGATAAATCACTCATAACATAGTAAGTTTCAAAGGATGCCCCAAGTGTTCTTATAACCCTGATAAAGTTTTTCTTCTCATCGCCAAGTAGATTGAAATTTACAACCCCTCCGTAGTTTCCACCACCATACCTAGCAGATGAAGGACCATAGTATATCTCTAGAGACTCAAAGAATAATGGATCTAACACGCTAACATCGTAAGAAGAGTTCGCGGCAGTAGATATGTCAATTCCATTCACTGCTATGTTTACCTTATCTCCTCTCGGTGTGAATATATTAACTACATGTCCTATCATTCCGTAGTATGTAGGTGTAAGAGTATCTGGAATGTTCTGGAAGTAGTCCGTGAAATCAGGTGAATCACCTTTCTTTTTATACTTCCTTACATCCATCGTAGATGCGGAAGTCTCTCTCTCCCAAACACTTCCAATAACAGTAGTTTCAAACACAAGTGGGCTGAGAGTCTTCAACGAATCTTTTTGAACGACATTTGTTTGAGGAGCGTTTTGAACCTCATTGGTATTTGTTTGCTCCTCTGCGAATACATAAGCTACCATAATCGTAGCCATAAGCATCGCAATCAACAATCTGGCTAAACCTCTCATAAGCAACCTCCTATAAAGACACACTAGCAACTTGTTCTATCTCAAACACAGAACTTGATATTATACTAACTTTCCTGTTGTATAAATTTGAGTAGAAAGATTCGTTGTGAGACACAAAGATGATAATTTTACCTTCACTTAAAACTTCTTTTATACCATTTCTGACGAGTTTTTGATTATAAGTATCAAGAAAGGCATCAGGCTCATCAAGAAGCAAAATACTACTACCCTGAACAAAGGTTCTACAAATTAACGCAAGTTTCTTCTGTCCTTCACTCAAAGTGTTAAGTGGTTTTAGAAGTAAATCTTCAACTTCTAGTAAATCTATGTACTTTCTCAATCTCTTTGGGCCTAGTAGCGAGAATTGTCTTGGCAAAGCCATCTCAAGATATTCAATTACTTTAATAGGAGTGTTGTAGTGCGGTGATTGTTGTGCTAAAGCAACTAAACTCTTTCTTTTTGTAGAAGAAACGGAGAATACATCAAATCCATCAATAGTTATTTTACCTGATACAGGCTCAAGAAGTCCTGATATCGCTTTAAGTATTGTAGTCTTACCTTTTCCATTCCTACCTTCAAGAAGAATACAATCACCTGAGTGCGCTTCTAGCGAAAAATTAGAAATTACCAAGTTTCTCCTATCGTAAGATAACGACACATTCTCAACCTTCAGAAAACTCATCTTTTACCCTCTCTAGTTAAGAGGGCAAAGTTCTAGAAAAGGAACTTTACACCAGAAAGAAGTTAGGTGGCCAAATGAAAGAAGAAAACAAATAAGAAATAACTTGAGCAAACTGTATTATACCCCACCTTCACCCTATTTCTTAAGCCCGAGAAATAGGATAACCTTCTTTCTGGGTAAAGCAGGTCTTCCGGCTCGTGGATCATCCTACTAGTCACCCTTCCCATCCTTCCCAGCGATCAACCAAGAAGGACAGTGGTTAGATGTGACTTTCGTCCCCACTCACGGCTGCGGGACCAGCGAGGGACTTTCACCCTTCTTCCCTTTTAATCCTTCTTCAGGAACTTTACCCTCCGAAAATCGGAACCTATTATAAAGAAGTAGAAAATCTAAGT contains:
- a CDS encoding ABC transporter ATP-binding protein produces the protein MSFLKVENVSLSYDRRNLVISNFSLEAHSGDCILLEGRNGKGKTTILKAISGLLEPVSGKITIDGFDVFSVSSTKRKSLVALAQQSPHYNTPIKVIEYLEMALPRQFSLLGPKRLRKYIDLLEVEDLLLKPLNTLSEGQKKLALICRTFVQGSSILLLDEPDAFLDTYNQKLVRNGIKEVLSEGKIIIFVSHNESFYSNLYNRKVSIISSSVFEIEQVASVSL